One Malania oleifera isolate guangnan ecotype guangnan chromosome 10, ASM2987363v1, whole genome shotgun sequence genomic region harbors:
- the LOC131165951 gene encoding cytochrome P450 76T24-like, which produces MDYLILVIAFSIVWTFIRSLNSAVLARRKSPAAPPPPGPPRLPVLGNLPQLRGGSPYQILSTLAKTYGPVMSLKLGTVTTVVFSTADAAKEALSKHDAVLADRAVRHVAKALDHHKASVIWSPVSDNWRNLRKILTVQMFVTHRLNASQHLRLKKVQQLREHLSEKCHDGAAVDVGGAVFTTLLNMISNTLFSVDLAGYCSEESHEFESMVFGVMEESAKPNLADLFPALRWMDPKGGQKRVTMICDKFMGLFEKIIKERSQATSSSSLRNNNDVLEALLNLNLENDYQLTLNDLKHLFLDIFVAGIDTSASMLEWAMAELLHNPEKLAKARTELQQVLSEDGQIQESDISNLPYLQAAVKETLRLHPPGPLLLPHKAMCDVEIYGFKVPKNAQILVNVWAISRDPSSWCNPNSYYPERFLESKIDFKGRDFEFLPFGAGRRICPGLPLAHRMMHVILATFLHFDWKLDGGMKPEDMDMNEKSGVTLVKRAKPLWAIPIKA; this is translated from the exons ATGGATTATCTCATACTAGTCATTGCATTTTCCATAGTCTGGACATTCATTCGTTCCCTCAATTCCGCCGTCCTAGCCCGGCGGAAATCACCGGCCGCTCCGCCGCCGCCCGGCCCACCCCGTCTCCCCGTCCTGGGAAACCTCCCCCAACTCCGCGGCGGATCGCCCTACCAAATACTCTCCACTCTCGCCAAAACATATGGCCCCGTTATGTCTCTCAAGCTCGGAACCGTCACCACCGTGGTCTTCTCCACCGCAGACGCCGCCAAAGAGGCTTTGAGTAAACACGACGCCGTCTTGGCCGACCGAGCGGTCCGCCACGTTGCCAAGGCCCTAGACCACCACAAGGCCTCCGTCATATGGTCGCCCGTGTCGGACAACTGGCGCAACCTGCGCAAGATCTTGACGGTGCAAATGTTCGTGACCCACCGCCTCAACGCCAGCCAACACCTCCGCTTGAAAAAGGTGCAGCAACTGCGCGAGCACTTGAGCGAGAAGTGCCACGACGGCGCCGCCGTGGACGTGGGCGGAGCAGTGTTCACGACGCTGCTGAATATGATATCGAACACTCTGTTCTCGGTGGATTTGGCGGGTTACTGTTCGGAGGAATCACACGAGTTTGAGAGCATGGTGTTTGGGGTGATGGAGGAAAGCGCAAAGCCTAATCTGGCGGACCTTTTTCCTGCTCTCCGGTGGATGGATCCGAAGGGTGGGCAGAAGCGGGTGACGATGATTTGTGACAAGTTCATGGGattgtttgaaaaaattattaaagAAAGATCGCAGGCCACAAGCAGTTCGTCCTTGAGGAATAATAATGATGTGTTGGAAGCGCTCCTCAATCTCAACTTGGAGAACGACTACCAGCTTACTCTCAAtgatttgaaacatttgtttctG gatATATTTGTTGCTGGAATTGATACAAGTGCGAGCATGTTGGAATGGGCAATGGCAGAATTACTTCACAATCCTGAAAAGTTGGCAAAAGCCCGAACTGAGCTCCAACAAGTTCTTAGCGAGGACGGACAAATCCAAGAATCAGACATTTCAAACCTCCCTTACTTGCAAGCAGCGGTAAAAGAAACATTGCGATTACATCCTCCAGGCCCCCTTTTACTTCCTCATAAAGCTATGTGTGACGTAGAAATATACGGTTTCAAAGTTCCCAAGAATGCTCAAATACTAGTTAATGTGTGGGCAATTAGCCGAGATCCGAGCTCGTGGTGCAACCCAAATTCATATTATCCTGAAAGATTCTTGGAGAGCAAGATTGATTTTAAAGGACGTGATTTCGAGTTTCTACCTTTTGGCGCTGGAAGAAGGATTTGTCCTGGACTGCCATTGGCTCATCGAATGATGCATGTGATCTTAGCTACTTTTCTTCACTTTGATTGGAAGCTTGATGGTGGTATGAAACCAGAAGACATGGACATGAATGAAAAGAGCGGTGTTACCTTGGTGAAGAGAGCCAAACCTCTTTGGGCTATTCCAATCAAAGCTTAG